From Methanomassiliicoccales archaeon, the proteins below share one genomic window:
- a CDS encoding diphthine--ammonia ligase encodes MKLAALFSGGKDSTYAAQIMEMQGHDISYLVSIFPSDRNSWIFHTPNLHLVPRIAEAMSKPLVTASSNGTEEDDLRALEKALSGLDVEGVVTGALASDYQWDRINGVCNDLDLPVYSPLWRKDQEILMKDMLDSGLRSIVVVVSAEGLDHRWLGRCIDERSLEELREASVQFGFNISGEGGEYETLVLDSQIHQRPLEIIDTEIELLRDGGRLTVKTAELGERK; translated from the coding sequence CCGCCCAAATCATGGAGATGCAGGGGCACGATATCAGCTATCTGGTCAGTATATTCCCTTCAGACAGAAACTCCTGGATCTTTCATACGCCAAATCTACATCTGGTGCCAAGAATTGCAGAGGCCATGAGTAAGCCCCTGGTGACCGCCTCCAGCAACGGAACGGAAGAGGACGATCTCAGAGCCCTGGAGAAGGCCCTCTCAGGTCTGGATGTAGAGGGGGTGGTGACAGGAGCCCTGGCCTCGGATTATCAATGGGACCGCATCAACGGCGTGTGCAATGATCTGGATCTTCCCGTCTACTCTCCCCTGTGGCGTAAAGACCAGGAAATTCTGATGAAAGACATGTTGGACTCCGGCCTACGTTCTATTGTCGTGGTGGTTTCGGCGGAGGGGTTGGACCATCGATGGCTGGGCAGGTGCATCGACGAACGGTCCTTGGAGGAGCTCAGGGAAGCTTCTGTCCAGTTTGGTTTCAACATCTCAGGTGAGGGGGGGGAATATGAGACGCTCGTACTCGATTCCCAGATTCACCAGAGGCCCTTGGAGATCATCGATACCGAGATCGAACTGCTGAGAGATGGAGGGAGGCTAACGGTTAAAACTGCTGAACTGGGGGAGCGGAAATGA